In Candidatus Manganitrophus morganii, the genomic window TACTTTCACACGGCGGAAGAGATGGGTGACCTTCCCCTTCGGGTCGATCAGAAAGGTCGATCGCTCGATTCCCCAGAATTTCCGGCCATACATATTCTTCAGCTTGTAAACGCCGTAGGCTTTCGAAACGGCGGCATCCGTATCGCTCAAGAGCAAAAAAGGGAGGGTATACTTCTCAACGAATTTTTGATGCGAGGCGAGCGGATCGAGACTGACCCCCAAGATCACGGCCTTCGCCTTCTTCAGTTCGGCGAAAGAATCTCGGAAAGCACACGCCTCCTTGGTGCAGCCGGGGGTATCATCCTTCGGATAAAAGTAGAGGATGACATGGCGCTTTCCCCGGTACGCGGTCAGATCGACCTTCTTCCCGTCCGAGGAGGGGAGAATAAAAAGGGGAGCGTCATCTCCCGGTTTCAGTTCTGAAGTCACCTATCCCTCCGTTTGTCCATCCGTTTGTCCAATGGTATGAAGACCCATCTCCATCAATTCCGCCAAACGTTTTGCCCGTTGTGAGAGGTCTCCGGCTTCCAGCAAAAACTGTTTTTCCAAGACCGTCAGCGGAAGCCCCGCCGAGAGGGTCGCCACCAAGACATCGTCTTCAAGCCCGATTTCCAAAATCGACTCCAACGCCTCGGCCCCCGGCATCTTCTGGCGGTAGCGCATCGTCAGATCGACCAACTTTTCTTTGAGCGGCGCGAGGAGTAACTCGGTCTGAGGCTCCTCAACGGTCTCGATTCGCCCCTGCCGGTAACTCCGGTCGTGACGTTCGCCCCGAATCAGACATTTCTTCAGGCCATAGAGAATGATGTTGTATCGTCCGTCGTCGAGCCGTTGGGATCGAATGATCCGCCCGACCGAGCCGGTCTCATGGATCGGCGGGTTCCCATCATAATTGATTTCCCAGCCCTCTTTCAAGAGGACCATTCCGATCATCCGATCCCCGCCCAAGGCATCTTCGACCATCTCGCGGTAACGTGGTTCGAAAATATGGAGGGGAAGATAGGTCTTTGGAAAGAAGACCACATTCGGGAGGGGAAAAAGGGGAACCCAATCCGGAATTTGTGTTCTCGCCATCAATCTGCCTTGTTACTGTATTTTTTCAATCAGAGGTGCGGTGGAAACAAGGTGTCGCTTCATCCCGAGCTCTTTGGGTGAGAAGCCCATTGCCAGGCCGAGGAGTTGAGGAAGGTGGAGGATCGGAACACCGAGCGTCTCGTCCGGACGGGTTTGCTGAAGCCGGTCTTCGGCGTGGTCCTGATAGATATCGAGGCTCATGTGGCAGAGGGGGCAGGGGGTGACCATCGCGTCGCTTCCTTTTTCCTTCGCCTCGCCGACGTTCTTCGCGACCATGCTCAGCGCAATCTGATCTTTCTCCAGGAGCACGGGGAAGCCGCAGCACTTTGTCCGGCCGTCGTATTCGACCGGATAGGCACCGACAGCTCGGATCAATTTCTCGAGCGAGGTCGGATTTTCCCAATCGTCAAAGCCGGTGGCGCGAGAAGGGCGCAAAATATAGCAGCCGTAGAACGGCGCGATCGATACGTTCAAAGGATGGGTAATAAACTTGCTCAGCTCGTCCAAGCCGAAATCTTTGATCAAAATCCACTGAAGATGTTTCACTTCGACGGTTCCGTGGTACTCCAGCCCGGTGGCGTCCTTGAGCGCCCGGTTGATCCGTTCGCGCAGGACCTCGTCTTCTTGCAAGTTCTTGTTCGCCCCGCCCAGGATCCCCTGGCAGGTTCCGCAGATCGTCATGACATTGTTGATCCCCATCTTCTCGGCGGTGGCGAGGGTCCGGGCATTGAGGGTGTAGGCGAGATCCGGGTCGGCTTCGCTGATCACGCCGGCCCCGCAGCAGTTAAACGCTTCAAGCTCAACGATGTCGAGACCGAGGCGTCCGACCACTTTCATGGTGGAGGTGTAGAGCTCGGGGGTGGCTCCCTTGGAGGCGCATCCTGGGAAGAGGGCGTACTTCATTTCGTTTTCTCCCAACGTTTGAAGATGGCCCGGACTTCATCACGTCCCGGGACGCGCTTGAAGGGAAACGGCGTCTTCCCGTGCAAGAACATCTTGATCCCGAGCGGAATGATTCGGAGCATCTTTCGGATATTTCCCCACGTCATTAAGATCGGCAGGCGCGTCTCGTTCAGCCGACCCTCCTCACCGACCACTTTGGCAAACTCGGTAATGTGTCTGGCCTCCACCGATTCGGAGAACCCGGCGTCGATCGACAATCGCCGAAGGCGCACGATCTGCTCCATCGGTCGGACATCTTTCGGGCAGACCTGCACGCAGAAGTTGCACCGGACGCAGTCCCAAATTCCGTCGGGTCCCTGAAGCGCCTCCAGACGAGGGAGATGTGCTTGGTCTCTCGGATCGGCCTGAAAGCGGTAGGCTTTGGCCAATGCGGCCGGACCGAGAAATCCGCGGGAGACTTCGAAACTGGTGCAGGCCGAAACGCACGCCCCGCACATTATGCAGCCGTCGGCATTGTGCAGTTTCTCGTGAATATCCTTCAACGCTTCGGTCGGAACCTCCGCCCCGTTCTTCGTCATCAGGAAGGGATCGACCGCCT contains:
- the bcp gene encoding thioredoxin-dependent thiol peroxidase; this encodes MTSELKPGDDAPLFILPSSDGKKVDLTAYRGKRHVILYFYPKDDTPGCTKEACAFRDSFAELKKAKAVILGVSLDPLASHQKFVEKYTLPFLLLSDTDAAVSKAYGVYKLKNMYGRKFWGIERSTFLIDPKGKVTHLFRRVKVDAHLDEVLSALKELKRV
- a CDS encoding CoB--CoM heterodisulfide reductase iron-sulfur subunit B family protein — encoded protein: MKYALFPGCASKGATPELYTSTMKVVGRLGLDIVELEAFNCCGAGVISEADPDLAYTLNARTLATAEKMGINNVMTICGTCQGILGGANKNLQEDEVLRERINRALKDATGLEYHGTVEVKHLQWILIKDFGLDELSKFITHPLNVSIAPFYGCYILRPSRATGFDDWENPTSLEKLIRAVGAYPVEYDGRTKCCGFPVLLEKDQIALSMVAKNVGEAKEKGSDAMVTPCPLCHMSLDIYQDHAEDRLQQTRPDETLGVPILHLPQLLGLAMGFSPKELGMKRHLVSTAPLIEKIQ
- the sdhB gene encoding succinate dehydrogenase iron-sulfur subunit yields the protein MRVKLTVQKFNPDVDPKPYKKDYFVEASRGMTLLTALLKIKAETDGTLTFRASCRAAICGSCLMQVNGSQKLACKLPLKEELEHHGKIEVGPMANMPVIKDMVVQMTPFWEKIKAVDPFLMTKNGAEVPTEALKDIHEKLHNADGCIMCGACVSACTSFEVSRGFLGPAALAKAYRFQADPRDQAHLPRLEALQGPDGIWDCVRCNFCVQVCPKDVRPMEQIVRLRRLSIDAGFSESVEARHITEFAKVVGEEGRLNETRLPILMTWGNIRKMLRIIPLGIKMFLHGKTPFPFKRVPGRDEVRAIFKRWEKTK
- a CDS encoding LON peptidase substrate-binding domain-containing protein, producing MARTQIPDWVPLFPLPNVVFFPKTYLPLHIFEPRYREMVEDALGGDRMIGMVLLKEGWEINYDGNPPIHETGSVGRIIRSQRLDDGRYNIILYGLKKCLIRGERHDRSYRQGRIETVEEPQTELLLAPLKEKLVDLTMRYRQKMPGAEALESILEIGLEDDVLVATLSAGLPLTVLEKQFLLEAGDLSQRAKRLAELMEMGLHTIGQTDGQTEG